The proteins below are encoded in one region of Sphingobium yanoikuyae:
- the groES gene encoding co-chaperone GroES, with protein MAFRPLHDRVLVRRIEAEAKTAGGIIIPDTAKEKPQEGEIVSVGSGSKAEDGKVTPLDVKAGDRVLFGKWSGTEVKVDGEDLLIMKESDILGIVA; from the coding sequence ATGGCATTCCGTCCGTTGCATGACCGCGTTCTCGTTCGCCGCATTGAAGCGGAAGCGAAGACGGCCGGTGGCATCATCATCCCCGACACCGCCAAGGAAAAGCCGCAGGAAGGCGAAATCGTCTCCGTCGGTTCGGGTTCGAAGGCCGAAGACGGCAAGGTCACCCCGCTGGACGTCAAGGCCGGCGATCGCGTGCTGTTCGGCAAGTGGTCGGGCACCGAAGTCAAGGTCGACGGTGAAGACCTGCTCATCATGAAGGAATCGGACATTCTGGGTATTGTCGCCTAA
- a CDS encoding universal stress protein yields MSYATIVAAVDVNAPDLARAAIAGAADVAGKQGVVHLLYVRYYLPTRYSELLDGSFDENEERDALAAMKTWASEAGLALDRTHFLTRRGRVRDEVLSEAARLKADLVVIGSHQPSLTSKLLGSNASAIIHQSPVSVLVVRTQAAE; encoded by the coding sequence ATGTCCTATGCCACGATCGTCGCCGCCGTCGATGTCAACGCCCCCGACCTCGCCCGTGCCGCCATTGCCGGCGCGGCCGATGTGGCGGGGAAGCAGGGCGTCGTCCATCTGCTCTATGTCCGCTATTATCTGCCGACCCGCTATTCCGAACTGCTGGACGGCAGTTTCGACGAGAATGAGGAGCGCGATGCGCTGGCGGCAATGAAGACATGGGCGAGCGAGGCCGGGCTGGCGCTCGATCGCACCCATTTCCTGACCCGGCGCGGGCGGGTGCGCGACGAGGTGCTGAGCGAGGCGGCGCGGCTGAAGGCCGACTTGGTGGTGATCGGATCGCACCAGCCCTCGCTCACATCCAAGCTGCTGGGGTCCAATGCGTCGGCGATCATCCACCAGTCGCCGGTCAGCGTGCTGGTGGTGCGGACGCAGGCAGCGGAATAG
- the yghU gene encoding glutathione-dependent disulfide-bond oxidoreductase: protein MTDSYTPPAVWIWDKNKGGAFANINRPIAGPTHDKALPVGPHPLQLYSLGTPNGQKVTILLEELLEAGVTQAEYDAWLIRIGDGDQFGSGFVDVNPNSKIPALMDHSVSPPQRVFESGAILLYLAEKFGKFLPTDPAKRTATLSWLFWQMGSAPILGGGFGHFFAYAPEKYEYPINRYTMEVKRQLDVLDRHLADNEYLAGDEYSIADIAVWPWYAGVLLNRVYGAAEFLDAGSYTHVLRWAKQIDARPAVKRGRIVNKTNGPLEDQLHERHDAGDFATKTQDKLEGVA, encoded by the coding sequence ATGACCGACAGCTATACCCCGCCCGCCGTCTGGATTTGGGACAAAAACAAGGGCGGCGCCTTTGCCAATATCAACCGGCCGATCGCCGGCCCCACCCATGACAAGGCATTGCCGGTCGGCCCGCATCCGCTCCAGCTCTATTCGCTGGGCACGCCCAATGGGCAGAAGGTGACGATCCTGCTGGAGGAATTGCTGGAGGCGGGCGTCACGCAGGCCGAATATGATGCCTGGCTGATCCGCATCGGCGATGGCGACCAGTTCGGCAGCGGCTTTGTCGACGTCAATCCCAACAGCAAGATCCCCGCGCTGATGGACCATAGCGTGTCGCCGCCGCAGCGCGTGTTCGAATCCGGCGCGATCCTGCTCTACCTGGCCGAAAAGTTCGGCAAATTCCTGCCGACCGATCCGGCCAAGCGCACCGCGACCTTGAGCTGGCTGTTCTGGCAGATGGGCAGCGCGCCGATCCTGGGCGGCGGCTTTGGCCATTTCTTCGCCTATGCGCCGGAAAAATACGAATATCCGATCAACCGCTACACGATGGAAGTGAAGCGGCAGCTGGACGTGCTGGACCGGCATCTGGCGGACAACGAATATCTGGCGGGCGACGAATATTCGATCGCCGATATCGCGGTGTGGCCCTGGTATGCGGGCGTGCTGCTGAACCGGGTCTATGGCGCGGCGGAGTTTCTGGACGCGGGCAGCTACACCCATGTGCTGCGCTGGGCGAAGCAGATCGATGCGCGCCCGGCGGTGAAGCGCGGGCGGATCGTCAACAAGACCAACGGGCCGCTGGAGGATCAGCTGCACGAGCGGCATGACGCCGGCGACTTTGCCACGAAGACGCAGGACAAGCTGGAGGGGGTTGCCTGA
- a CDS encoding NAD(P)-dependent oxidoreductase, with translation MKIAIIGGSGRAGREISAELARRGHQVTAISRHPENAVQDAGVAAVAGDVKDAAALGALLAGHDAVVSAVMFADTDPASLVGAVRASGVARYLVVGGAGSLEVAPGVKLIDTPDFPEAYKAEAGRGGDFLAYLRGVADLDWTFLSPSALFFVGDRKGHFRLGTDQLLVDGEGHSSISYADYAIALADEIETPRHIRQRFTVGY, from the coding sequence ATGAAGATCGCGATCATCGGCGGCAGCGGCCGTGCCGGGCGGGAAATCAGCGCGGAACTGGCCCGCCGCGGCCATCAGGTGACGGCGATCTCGCGCCATCCCGAAAATGCGGTGCAGGATGCCGGCGTCGCTGCCGTCGCCGGCGACGTCAAGGACGCCGCCGCGCTCGGTGCGCTGCTCGCCGGCCATGATGCGGTGGTGAGCGCCGTCATGTTCGCGGACACCGATCCGGCATCGCTGGTCGGCGCGGTGCGCGCGTCGGGCGTGGCCCGCTATCTGGTGGTCGGCGGCGCCGGCAGCCTGGAGGTGGCGCCGGGCGTCAAGCTGATCGACACGCCGGACTTTCCCGAAGCCTATAAGGCCGAAGCCGGCCGGGGCGGCGATTTCCTCGCCTATCTGCGCGGCGTGGCGGATCTCGACTGGACCTTCCTCTCGCCCTCGGCCCTGTTCTTCGTCGGCGATCGCAAGGGCCATTTCCGCCTCGGCACCGACCAGTTGCTGGTCGACGGCGAGGGCCATAGCAGCATTTCCTATGCCGACTATGCCATCGCGCTCGCCGACGAGATCGAAACGCCTCGGCACATCCGCCAGCGCTTCACCGTAGGCTATTGA
- a CDS encoding winged helix-turn-helix transcriptional regulator — translation MTAPTPLPRIGDAYDPDCPTRHVLDRIGDKWAVLVMLTLKDGPVRFNDLRRRIGAISQKMLSQTLKSLERDGLVSRAAYATVPVTVEYRLTEMAQGLIGILDQITRWAEGHVGAIMDARRAHDAREVEAA, via the coding sequence ATGACTGCGCCCACGCCCCTGCCCCGGATCGGCGACGCCTATGATCCCGATTGCCCGACCCGCCATGTGCTGGACCGGATCGGCGACAAATGGGCGGTGCTGGTGATGCTGACGTTGAAGGACGGGCCAGTGCGGTTCAACGATCTGCGCCGGCGGATCGGCGCGATCTCGCAGAAGATGCTGTCCCAGACATTGAAGAGCCTGGAGCGCGACGGACTGGTGAGCCGCGCTGCCTATGCCACGGTGCCGGTGACGGTGGAATATCGGCTGACGGAGATGGCGCAGGGGCTGATCGGCATATTGGACCAGATCACGCGCTGGGCCGAGGGCCATGTCGGCGCGATCATGGACGCGCGCCGGGCGCATGACGCACGCGAGGTCGAGGCCGCCTAA
- a CDS encoding acyltransferase family protein, whose protein sequence is MMGQGRTRLQELDALRGIAAFSVLLFHYFNIYPKLFPQGHRLPPLFEHGGYGVLLFFAISGFVIAFSLEGTRSAADFAVKRFARLFPVYWAAMALSIGIVLLLGAGQLLPPAWVIPVNMTMLQGYFYLPAVDGVYWTLGVELAFYCCMLAIWMGRGFARLEWLLLGWLAIKAAIAGWHAMPSRLVMLLVLDYIPFFIIGMLFYRIWSGHRRWGQQAPFFVAALATIAWADPREYLVAALLVMAIFAAMLRGWLPFLRHRLLLWLGAISYALYLIHHNAGLAIMNLVDRAGLSTWIGLLLATAVSLLLASALTYGVERPAARRINRWWRDRTASQGQRATQAG, encoded by the coding sequence ATGATGGGGCAGGGTCGGACGCGATTGCAGGAACTGGACGCGTTGCGCGGCATCGCGGCCTTTTCCGTGCTGCTCTTCCATTATTTCAACATCTATCCCAAGCTCTTCCCGCAAGGGCATCGCCTGCCGCCCTTGTTCGAACATGGCGGCTATGGCGTGCTGCTCTTCTTCGCCATTTCCGGCTTCGTCATCGCCTTCTCGCTGGAAGGAACGCGCAGCGCCGCCGATTTCGCGGTCAAGCGCTTCGCCCGTCTCTTTCCGGTCTATTGGGCGGCAATGGCGCTCTCGATCGGCATCGTCCTGCTGCTGGGCGCCGGCCAGTTGCTGCCGCCCGCCTGGGTGATCCCGGTCAACATGACGATGCTGCAGGGCTATTTCTATCTGCCCGCAGTCGACGGCGTCTACTGGACGCTGGGCGTGGAACTCGCCTTCTATTGCTGCATGCTGGCGATCTGGATGGGGCGCGGCTTTGCCCGGCTCGAATGGCTGCTGCTCGGCTGGCTGGCGATCAAGGCCGCGATTGCCGGCTGGCACGCGATGCCCAGCCGCCTCGTCATGCTGCTGGTGCTCGACTATATCCCCTTCTTCATCATCGGCATGCTCTTCTATCGCATCTGGTCGGGCCATCGCCGCTGGGGCCAGCAGGCGCCCTTCTTCGTGGCGGCGCTGGCGACGATCGCCTGGGCCGACCCGCGCGAATATCTGGTCGCGGCGCTGCTGGTGATGGCGATCTTTGCCGCGATGCTGCGCGGCTGGCTGCCCTTCCTGCGCCATCGGCTGCTGCTCTGGCTGGGCGCGATCAGCTATGCGCTCTACCTCATCCATCATAATGCCGGGCTGGCGATCATGAACCTGGTCGACCGCGCCGGCCTGTCGACCTGGATCGGCCTGCTGCTGGCAACCGCGGTCTCGCTGTTGCTGGCGAGCGCGCTCACCTATGGCGTGGAGCGTCCCGCCGCCCGTCGCATCAACCGCTGGTGGCGCGACCGCACCGCGTCACAGGGCCAGCGCGCCACCCAGGCCGGTTAG
- the ligA gene encoding NAD-dependent DNA ligase LigA → MTDPTQITEAEAANRLMRLAREVAKHNRLYHDQDAPEISDADYDALIRENNALEAAFPHLIRADSPNAQVGAAATSTLKKVPHAVRMMSLDNGFADEDIAEFAARVRRFLALAEDAPVAMTAEPKIDGLSCSLRYEQGELVLAATRGDGTTGEDVTANVRTIADIPQRLTGEAIPDLFEIRGEVYMAKADFVALNQRLLDEAEDADKARQFANPRNAAAGSLRQKDASVTASRPLRFLAHGWGAHSALPADTQLGVMQAIASWGLPVSDMLVCVDSIDAILAHYRAIERARADLPFDIDGVVYKVDRLDWQQRLGFVAKAPRWAIAHKFPAERAQTTLEAIDIQVGRTGKLTPVGRLTPVTVGGVVVSNVTLHNADEIERLGVRPGDRIVVQRAGDVIPQVVDNLTRDEVRDPFPFPTHCPVCGSEAVREEEEVDYRCTGGLICAAQRFERLRHFVSRAALDIEGLGEKTIEEFLDLGWIKEPADIFRLRTHAGELLGREGWKEKSVDNLLAAIEAKRAPDAAKLLFGLGIRHVGAVTARDLLKRYTTLSALRTLADEIIALRDQDYETQAKKDKAIAEHIGVENVGAAVGHALADFFHEPHNVEAWDDLLSEVSPPPYVVETTASAVTGKIIVFTGKLETMSRDEAKAQAERLGAKAAGSVSAKTDLVVAGPGAGSKLKQATALGIEVISEQDWADIVRAAG, encoded by the coding sequence ATGACTGATCCTACGCAAATTACTGAAGCCGAAGCCGCCAACCGCCTGATGCGCCTTGCCAGGGAGGTGGCGAAGCATAACCGCCTCTATCATGACCAGGACGCGCCGGAGATCAGCGACGCGGACTATGACGCGCTGATCCGCGAGAATAACGCGCTCGAAGCGGCCTTCCCGCATTTGATCCGCGCCGACTCGCCCAACGCGCAGGTCGGCGCTGCCGCCACCTCGACGCTGAAGAAAGTGCCGCACGCGGTCCGCATGATGAGCCTCGACAATGGCTTTGCCGACGAGGATATCGCCGAGTTCGCCGCGCGCGTCCGCCGCTTCCTCGCGCTGGCCGAAGACGCGCCGGTGGCGATGACCGCCGAACCGAAGATCGACGGCCTGTCCTGTTCGCTGCGCTATGAGCAGGGCGAACTGGTGCTGGCCGCGACCCGCGGTGACGGCACCACCGGCGAGGACGTCACCGCCAATGTCCGCACCATCGCCGACATCCCGCAGCGCCTGACCGGCGAAGCCATCCCCGACCTGTTCGAGATACGGGGCGAGGTCTATATGGCCAAGGCGGATTTCGTCGCCCTCAACCAGCGGCTGCTGGACGAGGCGGAGGATGCGGACAAGGCGCGCCAGTTCGCCAATCCGCGCAACGCCGCCGCCGGATCGCTGCGTCAGAAGGACGCCAGCGTCACCGCCAGCCGGCCGCTGCGTTTCCTGGCCCATGGCTGGGGCGCCCATAGCGCGCTGCCCGCCGACACCCAGTTGGGCGTGATGCAGGCGATTGCGAGCTGGGGCCTGCCCGTGTCCGACATGCTGGTCTGCGTCGATAGCATCGACGCCATCCTGGCCCATTATCGCGCGATCGAGCGTGCCCGTGCCGATCTGCCCTTCGACATTGACGGCGTTGTTTACAAGGTCGACCGGCTCGACTGGCAGCAGCGGCTGGGTTTCGTGGCCAAGGCGCCGCGCTGGGCGATCGCCCATAAATTCCCGGCCGAACGCGCCCAGACCACGCTGGAGGCGATCGACATCCAGGTTGGCCGCACCGGCAAGCTGACCCCGGTCGGCCGCCTGACCCCGGTGACGGTCGGCGGCGTCGTCGTCTCCAACGTCACGCTCCACAATGCCGACGAGATCGAGCGGCTGGGCGTGCGGCCGGGCGACCGCATCGTCGTCCAGCGCGCCGGCGACGTCATCCCGCAGGTGGTCGACAATCTGACCCGCGACGAAGTGCGCGACCCCTTTCCCTTCCCCACCCATTGCCCGGTCTGCGGATCGGAAGCGGTGCGCGAGGAGGAGGAAGTCGATTATCGCTGCACCGGCGGCCTGATCTGCGCCGCCCAGCGGTTCGAGCGGCTGCGCCATTTCGTCAGCCGCGCCGCGCTCGATATCGAGGGGCTGGGCGAAAAGACGATCGAGGAATTTCTCGACCTTGGCTGGATCAAGGAGCCGGCCGACATCTTCCGCCTGCGCACCCATGCCGGCGAACTGCTGGGGCGTGAGGGCTGGAAGGAAAAGTCGGTCGACAATCTGCTCGCCGCGATCGAGGCCAAGCGCGCGCCCGACGCCGCCAAGCTGCTGTTTGGCCTCGGCATCCGCCATGTCGGCGCCGTCACCGCGCGCGATCTGTTGAAGCGCTATACGACGCTCTCCGCGCTGCGCACCCTTGCCGACGAGATCATTGCCCTGCGCGATCAGGATTATGAGACGCAGGCCAAGAAGGACAAGGCGATCGCCGAGCATATCGGGGTCGAGAATGTCGGCGCCGCCGTCGGCCATGCGCTCGCCGATTTCTTCCACGAACCCCATAATGTCGAGGCATGGGACGATCTGCTGAGCGAAGTGTCACCGCCGCCTTATGTCGTCGAGACCACCGCCAGCGCCGTTACGGGCAAGATCATCGTCTTCACCGGCAAGCTGGAAACAATGAGCCGCGACGAGGCCAAGGCACAGGCCGAGCGCCTCGGCGCCAAGGCGGCGGGATCGGTCAGCGCCAAGACCGACCTGGTCGTCGCCGGTCCCGGCGCGGGATCGAAGCTCAAGCAGGCGACCGCGCTCGGCATCGAGGTGATCAGCGAACAAGACTGGGCTGACATCGTCAGGGCGGCAGGCTAG
- a CDS encoding putative quinol monooxygenase, whose product MTHNRRDMLGLTAATLAATAIPAAAQEAKPRYGLIGQMLSAPGKRDELVGYLKDAIGAMPGCLSYVVALDTANPDALWITEVWDSRESHAASLKLPAVRAAIAKARPIIAGFPQHFETVPVAGI is encoded by the coding sequence ATGACCCATAATCGCAGAGACATGCTCGGCCTGACCGCCGCGACGCTGGCCGCAACCGCCATCCCCGCCGCCGCGCAGGAGGCAAAGCCGCGCTACGGCCTGATCGGCCAGATGCTCAGCGCGCCCGGCAAGCGCGACGAACTGGTCGGTTATCTCAAGGATGCGATCGGCGCGATGCCTGGCTGTCTCTCCTATGTCGTGGCGCTCGACACCGCCAATCCCGACGCGCTCTGGATCACCGAAGTCTGGGACAGCCGCGAAAGCCATGCCGCCTCGCTGAAACTCCCCGCCGTCCGCGCCGCCATCGCCAAGGCCCGCCCGATCATCGCCGGCTTCCCCCAGCATTTTGAAACCGTGCCGGTAGCGGGAATCTGA
- the recN gene encoding DNA repair protein RecN, with translation MLTSLAIRNVVLIEALDLEFGAGLSVLTGETGAGKSILLDSLGLALGARADSGLVRAGEAQASVTASFDPPPAGHRAALLLADNGIDIEAGEPLLIRRTVKADGGSRAFINDQACSAALLRDLGGALVEIHGQHDDRGLLNARGHRALLDTYGRCEAEAVAIAHAAWRAAAADLAQARDTVANAARDRDYLDHAVAELSKFAPEAGEEATLAEERATMQKGARLSDDLSAVTDCLTGSDGGLAQLRQAARRLDRIAGEYEPLSAVLEALDRAVIEAGEAEDKLAEAAEALSFDPARLDAIETRLFDLRGLARKHQVAPDDLAALRDEMAARLAAIEGGEEHIAALEADVAQKAATYRAAAQALSAERQLAAGRLDAAVAGELAPLKLDAARFRTVVAPLDEGQWSGAGMDRVEFEISTNPGAPFAPLAKIASGGELSRFILALKVALAERGGADTLIFDEIDRGVGGAVADAIGERLSRLAQSNQILVVTHSPQVAARGAGHMLIAKSSDGTVTRTGVHALSDGERREEIARMLSGAEITAEARAQAERLLEA, from the coding sequence ATGCTGACCTCGCTTGCCATCCGCAATGTCGTGCTGATCGAGGCGCTGGACCTGGAGTTCGGCGCCGGCCTGTCCGTCCTCACCGGTGAAACCGGCGCGGGCAAGTCGATCCTGCTCGATTCGCTGGGGCTGGCGCTCGGCGCCCGCGCCGACAGCGGTCTTGTCCGGGCAGGGGAGGCGCAGGCCAGCGTCACCGCCAGCTTCGATCCGCCGCCCGCCGGCCATCGCGCTGCGCTGCTGCTGGCCGACAATGGCATCGACATCGAAGCCGGCGAACCGCTGCTGATCCGCCGCACGGTGAAGGCTGATGGCGGCAGCCGCGCCTTCATCAACGACCAGGCCTGTTCCGCCGCGCTGCTGCGCGATCTGGGCGGCGCGCTGGTCGAGATCCACGGCCAGCATGACGATCGCGGCCTGCTCAACGCCCGCGGCCACCGCGCGCTGCTCGACACCTATGGCCGCTGCGAGGCGGAGGCGGTCGCCATTGCTCATGCCGCCTGGCGCGCTGCCGCCGCCGATCTGGCGCAGGCGCGCGACACCGTCGCCAATGCCGCGCGCGATCGGGACTATCTCGACCATGCCGTCGCCGAACTGTCGAAATTCGCGCCCGAGGCCGGTGAGGAAGCGACTTTGGCGGAGGAGCGCGCGACCATGCAGAAGGGCGCGCGCCTGTCCGATGACCTGTCCGCCGTCACTGATTGCCTGACCGGCTCCGACGGTGGCCTCGCCCAGTTGCGCCAGGCGGCGCGCCGGCTCGACCGGATCGCGGGCGAATATGAACCGCTCTCCGCCGTACTGGAGGCGCTGGACCGCGCCGTGATCGAAGCGGGCGAGGCGGAGGATAAGCTGGCCGAGGCGGCCGAGGCGCTGAGCTTCGACCCCGCCCGGCTGGACGCGATCGAAACCCGGCTGTTCGACCTGCGCGGCCTGGCCCGCAAGCATCAGGTCGCGCCCGACGATCTTGCCGCGTTGCGCGACGAGATGGCCGCGCGCCTCGCCGCGATCGAGGGTGGGGAGGAGCATATCGCCGCGCTCGAAGCCGATGTCGCGCAAAAGGCCGCAACCTATCGCGCCGCTGCCCAGGCTCTGTCGGCCGAACGCCAGCTTGCCGCCGGCCGGCTCGATGCGGCGGTCGCGGGCGAACTGGCGCCGCTGAAGTTGGACGCCGCCCGCTTTCGCACTGTCGTAGCCCCGCTCGACGAAGGGCAATGGAGCGGCGCCGGCATGGACCGGGTCGAGTTCGAGATTTCGACCAATCCCGGCGCCCCCTTCGCGCCGCTCGCCAAGATCGCCTCGGGCGGGGAACTGTCCCGCTTCATCCTCGCGCTCAAGGTTGCGCTGGCGGAGCGGGGCGGGGCCGACACGCTGATCTTCGACGAGATTGACCGGGGCGTCGGCGGCGCGGTGGCCGATGCGATCGGCGAGCGCCTGTCGCGCCTGGCACAGAGCAACCAGATCCTGGTCGTCACCCACAGCCCGCAGGTCGCGGCGCGCGGCGCGGGCCATATGCTGATCGCGAAATCGAGCGACGGCACGGTGACGCGCACCGGCGTCCATGCGCTGAGCGATGGCGAACGCCGCGAGGAAATCGCCCGCATGCTCTCCGGCGCGGAAATCACCGCCGAAGCGCGCGCACAGGCGGAACGGTTGCTGGAAGCTTGA
- a CDS encoding outer membrane protein assembly factor BamD has translation MLTKTLTRIGAATTLVLIASPVLTGCSTSKNKADTLYVARDVSTLYNSGKARLDRGQYKLAAALFDEVERQHPYSPWARRAQLMSAFSYYMNRDYPESIAASQRFLSIHTGNKDAPYAYYLIALCYYEQIADVTRDQKITQQAMDALGELIRRYPDTRYAADARLKVDLVNDHLAGKEMELGRFYQRRGQWLAATLRFRTVIDKFQTTTHTPEALERLVESYLSLGIPAEAQKAAAVLGRNYPGTKWYERSYKLMQQHPVKS, from the coding sequence ATGCTGACGAAAACCCTGACGCGCATCGGCGCGGCCACCACTCTGGTCCTGATCGCCTCGCCTGTGCTGACCGGCTGCTCCACATCGAAGAACAAGGCCGACACCCTCTACGTCGCCCGTGACGTGTCGACCCTCTACAACAGCGGCAAGGCCCGCCTCGATCGCGGCCAGTACAAGCTCGCCGCCGCACTGTTCGATGAGGTCGAGCGCCAGCATCCCTATTCGCCCTGGGCGCGCCGCGCGCAGCTCATGTCGGCGTTCAGCTATTATATGAACCGCGACTATCCGGAATCGATCGCGGCCTCGCAGCGCTTCCTGTCGATCCACACCGGCAACAAGGACGCGCCCTACGCTTATTATCTGATCGCGCTGTGCTATTATGAGCAGATTGCCGATGTCACCCGCGACCAGAAGATCACGCAGCAGGCGATGGATGCGCTGGGCGAACTGATCCGCCGCTATCCCGACACCCGCTATGCCGCCGACGCCCGTCTGAAGGTCGACCTGGTGAATGACCACCTTGCCGGCAAGGAAATGGAACTGGGCCGCTTCTACCAGCGCCGGGGCCAGTGGCTCGCCGCCACGCTGCGCTTCCGCACCGTGATCGACAAGTTCCAGACCACCACCCACACGCCCGAAGCGCTGGAGCGTCTGGTTGAATCCTATCTCTCGCTCGGCATCCCGGCCGAAGCGCAGAAGGCCGCCGCTGTGCTGGGCCGCAACTATCCCGGCACCAAATGGTATGAACGCAGCTACAAGCTGATGCAGCAGCATCCGGTCAAGAGCTGA
- a CDS encoding sensor histidine kinase, protein MQRRNERFVERLPLVLPRPVYGYALSLLLCMLAWLARVAAETLLPVGYPFVTFFPAVILSSFLFGVRPGIFAAIIGGLLSWYCFIPPFYALAFNPGVAMALIFYTMVVAVDILLIHFMQRANFNLAVERERSRALAENRELLFRELQHRVSNNLQVVAAMLSLQRRQIDNDVARRALDDAAARLALIGKISRALYDPSGQGQELRAFMVMLCADIVDASGRTDIDCTICAPDGLSLEPDVIVPLALIVAESVSNAIEHGLPDRAGRVAVTLEQQADGALHLRVVDDGRGLPDGTMPDGPTSIGLRIAVALAQQLGGRFRLEPAPDGGAMACLDLPQQTR, encoded by the coding sequence ATGCAACGCAGGAATGAGCGGTTTGTCGAGCGCCTGCCGCTCGTGCTTCCAAGACCGGTCTATGGCTATGCCCTGAGCCTGTTGCTCTGCATGCTCGCCTGGCTGGCGCGTGTCGCAGCGGAAACGCTGCTGCCGGTCGGCTATCCCTTCGTCACCTTCTTCCCGGCGGTCATCCTCTCCTCCTTCCTGTTCGGGGTGCGGCCGGGCATCTTCGCCGCCATCATCGGCGGGCTGCTGTCCTGGTATTGCTTCATCCCGCCCTTCTATGCGCTGGCCTTCAACCCCGGCGTCGCCATGGCGCTGATCTTCTACACGATGGTCGTGGCCGTCGACATATTGCTCATCCACTTCATGCAGCGCGCCAATTTCAACCTGGCGGTGGAACGGGAGCGCAGCCGCGCCCTGGCCGAGAATCGCGAATTATTGTTCCGCGAACTCCAGCACCGCGTGTCGAACAATCTTCAGGTGGTGGCCGCCATGCTCTCGCTCCAGCGGCGCCAGATCGACAATGATGTCGCCCGTCGCGCGCTGGACGATGCCGCCGCCCGCCTCGCCCTGATCGGCAAGATCAGCCGCGCCCTCTATGATCCCTCGGGGCAGGGGCAGGAACTGCGCGCCTTCATGGTCATGCTCTGCGCCGATATCGTCGATGCGTCGGGCCGCACCGATATCGATTGCACCATCTGCGCGCCCGATGGCCTGTCGCTCGAACCCGATGTCATCGTGCCGCTGGCGCTGATCGTGGCGGAATCGGTCAGCAACGCGATCGAACATGGCCTGCCCGATCGCGCCGGGCGGGTGGCGGTGACGCTGGAGCAGCAGGCGGACGGCGCGCTTCACCTGCGCGTCGTCGACGATGGGCGCGGCCTGCCGGACGGGACCATGCCCGACGGGCCGACCAGCATCGGCCTGCGCATCGCCGTCGCGCTGGCGCAGCAGCTTGGCGGCCGCTTCCGGCTGGAACCCGCGCCGGATGGCGGCGCCATGGCCTGCCTCGACCTGCCGCAACAGACGCGCTGA